Proteins co-encoded in one Acidobacteriota bacterium genomic window:
- a CDS encoding VWA domain-containing protein translates to MRNSSWFGLVLALFGGIAVNAQTPTPKPADDEVIKVESRLVVVPVSVTDANGEPILGLKAENFRVGEDGKAQIIDQVTNAEATPLEIALLVDVSGSVNPLFDFEIKAAAQFLESVMKGDDRATIFLIGDKPISAMARENSAQAAIRVRSIMPSGKFTAFYDTVSAAAKYLQKNAPVRSRRVIVALTDGEDNWSDLTREAEKANYRDIDVNSLTPEKRNQLAARTDAAHLQAQAQILRDLQNADSVFYVINPAGDSYKLNKISKRAQIGLERFSVDTGGTAFLPKFLSTNMKDPLLNGINSKRNEETLDRIFKQLTGELRAQYLIQYYSDADFPVNKYVKLDVGLQNSGGLRLRSRQGYYVK, encoded by the coding sequence ATGCGTAATTCATCTTGGTTCGGCCTGGTCTTAGCCCTTTTCGGCGGTATTGCCGTAAACGCACAGACACCGACCCCGAAACCCGCCGACGATGAGGTAATTAAGGTCGAATCCCGGCTCGTGGTCGTGCCGGTTTCCGTAACTGACGCCAATGGCGAACCAATTCTTGGACTAAAAGCTGAGAACTTCCGCGTCGGTGAGGACGGTAAAGCTCAGATCATCGATCAGGTTACAAATGCCGAAGCCACACCGCTGGAGATCGCTCTGCTCGTGGACGTTTCCGGCAGCGTTAACCCGCTTTTTGATTTTGAGATAAAGGCCGCTGCCCAGTTTCTGGAAAGCGTAATGAAAGGCGACGACAGGGCCACGATCTTTTTGATAGGCGATAAGCCGATCTCAGCAATGGCGAGGGAAAACTCGGCCCAGGCCGCGATCCGGGTTCGCTCGATCATGCCCTCGGGTAAGTTCACGGCGTTTTACGACACGGTTTCCGCTGCTGCAAAATACCTGCAAAAAAATGCTCCGGTTCGCAGCCGCCGCGTGATCGTTGCCTTGACCGATGGCGAGGACAATTGGAGCGACCTGACCCGCGAAGCGGAAAAAGCCAATTATCGCGACATCGACGTCAATTCACTCACCCCGGAAAAGCGAAATCAGCTCGCCGCACGGACTGACGCGGCTCATTTGCAGGCTCAAGCCCAGATCCTTCGTGACCTGCAGAATGCTGATTCGGTCTTTTACGTAATCAATCCGGCGGGCGATTCGTACAAACTTAACAAGATAAGTAAGCGTGCGCAGATCGGTTTGGAGCGGTTTTCAGTCGATACGGGCGGAACGGCATTCTTACCAAAATTCCTCTCGACCAACATGAAAGATCCGCTGCTAAATGGGATCAATTCGAAGCGTAACGAGGAAACGCTTGATCGCATCTTCAAGCAGCTGACCGGCGAACTACGTGCCCAATATTTGATCCAGTATTATTCCGACGCTGATTTTCCGGTCAATAAGTACGTCAAGCTCGACGTCGGCCTACAAAATTCCGGCGGCCTCCGGCTGCGTTCGCGGCAGGGATATTACGTAAAGTAA
- a CDS encoding OmpA family protein — protein MYKKLSVLALALTLGVVSAFAQTGQVRNAVAGQKYKIKGVVVAKEDTNTFVVRDSVGVDTRVVIAPNASIKNNGFFGGDKYPVAALVRGLMMEIEGIGESAGSVSVNKVRFDKTALQTAQAIDSRVTPAEERLSAAEQNAERVSGQIDELMAISNAAKGGAKAAQDTADAAVAGVNATNKRITDMDDYIVQSTATVNFRVNSAVLSPEGKSSLDQLATAALTMKGYMIEVTGFASAEGSAKANKALSDRRAQAVKEYLIENHNIPLRRMSTSYGFGELQAVADNTSKEGREQNRRVEVKLLVSRGLNQTVEVKSSNDINEK, from the coding sequence ATGTATAAAAAATTATCAGTTTTGGCCCTGGCGTTAACGCTTGGCGTAGTTTCGGCTTTTGCCCAGACGGGACAGGTCAGAAACGCAGTTGCCGGTCAGAAATACAAGATCAAAGGCGTTGTTGTAGCTAAGGAAGATACGAATACTTTTGTTGTCCGCGATTCGGTCGGGGTCGATACCCGCGTCGTTATTGCACCGAACGCGAGTATTAAGAACAACGGGTTCTTTGGCGGCGACAAATATCCGGTTGCGGCTCTCGTCCGCGGCTTGATGATGGAAATTGAAGGAATCGGCGAAAGCGCCGGATCGGTTTCCGTGAATAAGGTTCGATTCGACAAGACAGCCCTTCAGACGGCACAGGCGATCGATTCACGCGTGACCCCGGCCGAGGAACGTCTCAGTGCTGCCGAGCAGAACGCCGAACGCGTCTCCGGCCAGATCGATGAACTGATGGCCATCTCAAATGCTGCCAAAGGTGGAGCTAAAGCTGCTCAGGACACCGCTGATGCGGCAGTTGCCGGAGTGAATGCGACAAACAAACGCATCACCGACATGGACGACTATATCGTTCAGTCAACAGCGACCGTGAACTTTAGGGTCAACAGTGCCGTGCTTTCACCGGAAGGCAAATCTTCGCTTGACCAGCTCGCCACCGCTGCACTGACGATGAAAGGCTACATGATCGAAGTCACCGGTTTCGCCTCTGCCGAAGGCAGTGCTAAGGCCAACAAGGCTCTTAGCGACCGCCGTGCTCAGGCTGTAAAGGAATACTTGATCGAAAACCACAATATTCCGCTTCGCCGGATGAGCACGTCATATGGTTTTGGCGAACTTCAGGCAGTCGCCGATAATACGTCCAAAGAAGGCCGTGAGCAGAATCGCCGCGTCGAGGTTAAGCTTCTTGTTAGCCGCGGCCTCAACCAGACCGTCGAGGTCAAATCGAGCAACGATATCAACGAAAAGTAA
- the sucB gene encoding 2-oxoglutarate dehydrogenase, E2 component, dihydrolipoamide succinyltransferase encodes MSIEVVMPQMGESITEGTVSKWLKQVGERVEKDEPILEISTDKVDAEVPSPGAGVLLEVRTAEGETVEVGTVVAVIGEEGAVSSEQSAVSSQPAPVAEAAAAVAPPEPIVPEPQPEIEAIKMPEPEPAAAPATSTSTSSTEVVMPQMGESITEGTVSKWLKAVGDEIEKDEPLLEISTDKVDAEVPSPAAGKLLAINVEEGETVEVGSVLALVGGGQMAVASTPAAAPVAVPTPEPTPVAPVTPPVQAAAAAASSAPVSTLKVSGSLDELRRQKSSPLVRNIAKEHGIDITRIPGSGLSGRVTKDDILSFIETGAALRPQDLLVKGAASVAVPSTASASKPSFTAPPIVTAMDDRVEKMSVMRKKISEHMTFSKQTSAHVTSVYEIDMTNVAKFRKANQDAFTAKYGTKLTFMPFIFQAVTAAIREHRIVNSQIDGDNIVYKGDINIGMAVALDWGLIVPVIKRAGTLSLAELATTANDLADRARTKKLMPDEVQGGTFTVTNPGVFGGLFGTPIINQPQVAILCVGTIEKRPKVMTTPDGDDYIAIRQMAYFALTYDHRVVDGADAEKFLAYMKGYLESAPFSI; translated from the coding sequence ATGAGCATTGAAGTCGTAATGCCCCAGATGGGCGAATCGATAACCGAGGGAACCGTTTCGAAATGGCTGAAACAGGTCGGTGAACGCGTTGAAAAAGACGAGCCGATCCTCGAGATCTCGACCGATAAGGTCGATGCAGAAGTACCGAGCCCCGGAGCCGGGGTTCTGCTCGAAGTCAGAACCGCAGAAGGCGAAACTGTCGAGGTCGGAACTGTGGTAGCGGTCATCGGTGAGGAAGGTGCCGTGAGCAGTGAGCAGTCGGCGGTCAGCAGTCAGCCCGCGCCTGTCGCAGAAGCCGCCGCAGCCGTTGCTCCGCCGGAGCCAATAGTTCCAGAACCTCAGCCCGAGATCGAAGCGATAAAAATGCCCGAGCCTGAACCTGCTGCTGCTCCTGCAACTTCAACTTCAACTTCTTCAACAGAGGTCGTAATGCCCCAGATGGGCGAATCGATCACCGAGGGTACCGTTTCAAAATGGCTGAAGGCGGTCGGTGACGAAATAGAAAAAGACGAGCCGCTGCTCGAGATCTCGACAGATAAGGTCGATGCCGAAGTTCCCTCGCCAGCGGCTGGTAAGCTTCTCGCGATCAATGTTGAGGAAGGCGAAACGGTCGAGGTCGGGTCGGTTTTAGCGTTGGTTGGCGGTGGGCAGATGGCAGTAGCCAGTACACCTGCGGCTGCTCCGGTTGCAGTTCCGACTCCCGAACCAACACCGGTTGCTCCGGTTACTCCGCCAGTTCAGGCGGCCGCAGCTGCGGCTTCGTCGGCTCCGGTCTCGACGCTCAAAGTTTCTGGCTCGCTCGACGAGCTTCGCCGTCAAAAATCGAGCCCGCTCGTTCGTAACATCGCAAAAGAACACGGCATCGACATCACCAGGATCCCCGGCAGCGGCCTCAGCGGCCGTGTCACGAAGGACGATATCCTGTCGTTCATCGAAACCGGTGCAGCGCTTCGCCCGCAGGATCTGCTTGTGAAGGGTGCCGCGTCCGTCGCTGTTCCGTCAACGGCATCCGCTTCGAAGCCAAGCTTTACTGCACCGCCGATAGTGACCGCAATGGACGACCGCGTCGAGAAGATGTCGGTGATGCGGAAAAAGATATCGGAACACATGACGTTCTCAAAACAAACGTCGGCACACGTGACGAGCGTTTACGAGATCGACATGACTAATGTCGCAAAGTTCCGCAAGGCGAATCAGGACGCGTTCACAGCAAAATACGGCACAAAACTTACGTTCATGCCGTTCATCTTTCAGGCTGTAACCGCCGCGATCCGCGAGCACCGCATCGTCAATTCGCAGATCGACGGCGACAACATCGTTTATAAGGGCGATATCAACATCGGTATGGCCGTCGCGCTTGATTGGGGGTTGATCGTTCCGGTCATAAAACGTGCGGGAACTCTCTCGCTCGCCGAGCTTGCGACCACGGCGAACGACCTCGCCGATCGTGCACGAACCAAAAAACTGATGCCCGACGAAGTTCAGGGCGGAACATTTACCGTAACAAATCCCGGGGTTTTCGGCGGCCTGTTCGGCACACCGATCATCAATCAGCCGCAGGTGGCGATCCTTTGTGTCGGCACGATCGAAAAACGACCGAAGGTAATGACCACACCGGACGGCGACGATTATATCGCTATTCGCCAGATGGCATACTTTGCCCTGACGTACGACCATCGGGTGGTTGATGGGGCTGATGCCGAGAAATTCCTAGCCTATATGAAGGGCTATCTTGAGAGTGCCCCGTTCAGTATTTGA
- a CDS encoding DUF4242 domain-containing protein yields the protein MPKYVIEREIPGVGDSTADALQAVSQTSCSVLKDLGPQIQWVQSYVTGDKIYCVYIAPNEDMIREHATRGGFPANRISEIKAIIDPTTAEV from the coding sequence ATGCCGAAATATGTGATCGAGAGAGAAATTCCGGGCGTTGGCGATTCGACAGCCGATGCTCTGCAGGCGGTTTCGCAAACATCGTGCAGCGTTTTGAAGGATCTCGGCCCGCAGATCCAATGGGTCCAAAGCTATGTGACCGGCGACAAGATCTATTGTGTGTACATCGCCCCGAATGAGGATATGATACGCGAACACGCCACGCGCGGCGGCTTTCCCGCCAACCGGATCTCCGAGATCAAGGCGATCATCGACCCGACCACAGCAGAAGTCTAA
- a CDS encoding DPP IV N-terminal domain-containing protein — MKRISIVTFASILLAFASMAFAQQPLSSADYDRASKMLASGTAPFVDRAGVRPTFLPDGRFWYSVLTATGREFVMINPVDGSRQTGATAAAIGVTAPAGPAGPGGRFGGGGLVSTSPDGKKQVYIKDWNLWVKDIASSKETQLTTDGVKDFGYATDNAGWRHSDRPIVLWSPDSKKVATFQQDQRHVSDMYLASTAVGAGKLEAWKYPLPTDKEIAKLHRVVIDVETGKMVRFKMAPDEHRGTLGDDISTGDMRWSNDGATFAFISSSRDHKVAKLRVANVATGDIREVFEEVVKTQYESGQGRENWEYYPTTNEAIWYSERDDWGHLYLYDLTTGKVKNQITKGNFVVTAVEKIDPKARVIYFNANGREAGRDPYFSHFYKINFDGTGLQLLTPEDGNHQVTLSPDGKYIVDNYSKPDVPPVAVLRDTNGKKIADLEKADVSRLRAAGWKPVTPITVKSRDARWDLYGLMFTPTNLDPAKKYPVINYIYPGPQGGGVGGRSFSASRGDHQALAELGFVVVIIDGTCNPDRSKSFHDVCYGNMADNTLEDQISGIKQLAAKYPYMDTTRVGVWGHSGGGFATAAAMFRHPEFYKVGISESGNHDNRNYEDDWGERYIGLLSGDNYKTQANQEYAKNLQGKLLLAHGNMDDNVPPYNTYLVVDALVKANKDFDLIIFPNARHGYGADSNYMMRRRWDYFVKNLLGVDPPKEYKVVAKPDPRMAQ, encoded by the coding sequence ATGAAAAGAATCTCGATAGTTACCTTTGCGTCTATTTTACTGGCATTCGCCTCGATGGCATTTGCCCAGCAGCCTTTGAGCTCGGCCGATTATGATCGCGCTTCCAAGATGCTGGCGTCGGGCACGGCTCCGTTCGTTGACCGTGCCGGCGTTCGGCCTACTTTTTTGCCGGACGGGCGCTTTTGGTACAGCGTTCTCACCGCTACGGGGCGGGAATTTGTGATGATCAACCCGGTTGACGGTTCACGTCAGACGGGCGCGACCGCGGCAGCTATCGGCGTCACCGCTCCAGCCGGACCGGCCGGCCCTGGCGGACGATTTGGCGGCGGCGGTCTGGTATCGACATCGCCGGACGGTAAGAAACAGGTTTATATCAAAGACTGGAATCTCTGGGTTAAAGACATCGCGTCGAGCAAGGAAACGCAGCTAACGACCGACGGTGTAAAGGATTTCGGCTACGCGACAGACAACGCCGGCTGGAGGCACAGCGACCGCCCGATCGTTCTGTGGTCGCCGGATTCGAAAAAGGTTGCAACCTTTCAGCAGGATCAGCGTCATGTCAGCGATATGTATCTCGCATCGACCGCAGTCGGAGCCGGAAAGCTCGAAGCCTGGAAATATCCGCTTCCGACCGACAAAGAGATCGCCAAGCTCCATCGCGTCGTGATCGATGTTGAGACTGGTAAGATGGTTCGATTCAAGATGGCGCCGGACGAGCATCGCGGCACTTTGGGCGACGATATTTCAACGGGCGATATGCGTTGGAGCAACGACGGAGCGACATTTGCATTTATCTCAAGCTCGCGTGACCACAAGGTAGCAAAACTGCGGGTCGCAAACGTCGCGACGGGCGACATTCGCGAAGTATTTGAGGAAGTCGTTAAAACACAGTACGAATCAGGCCAGGGCCGTGAGAACTGGGAATATTACCCAACAACCAACGAAGCGATCTGGTACTCGGAACGCGATGACTGGGGCCATTTATACCTCTACGACTTGACGACCGGCAAGGTAAAGAACCAGATCACGAAAGGCAATTTTGTCGTCACGGCGGTAGAGAAGATCGACCCAAAAGCGCGTGTCATATACTTCAACGCAAACGGCCGCGAAGCCGGACGTGATCCGTATTTCTCGCATTTCTACAAGATTAATTTTGACGGAACCGGCCTCCAGCTTTTGACTCCTGAAGACGGCAACCACCAGGTAACACTTTCGCCGGATGGCAAGTATATCGTCGACAACTATTCCAAACCCGATGTGCCCCCTGTCGCGGTTTTAAGAGATACGAACGGAAAAAAGATCGCTGATCTCGAAAAGGCCGACGTGTCGCGTCTGCGTGCCGCCGGTTGGAAGCCGGTCACGCCGATCACTGTCAAATCACGCGACGCGAGATGGGATCTCTACGGCTTGATGTTCACGCCGACAAATCTCGATCCCGCGAAAAAATATCCGGTCATCAACTACATCTATCCCGGCCCGCAGGGCGGCGGCGTGGGCGGACGTTCGTTCTCGGCTTCGCGCGGAGATCATCAAGCTCTCGCGGAACTCGGATTTGTGGTCGTGATCATCGACGGAACGTGTAACCCTGACCGTTCGAAATCGTTCCACGACGTCTGCTACGGCAACATGGCCGACAACACACTCGAAGATCAGATCTCAGGCATCAAGCAGCTCGCCGCGAAGTATCCGTACATGGACACGACCCGCGTCGGCGTGTGGGGCCATTCGGGCGGCGGTTTTGCGACCGCCGCGGCGATGTTCCGCCATCCGGAATTCTACAAGGTCGGCATCTCGGAATCGGGCAATCACGATAACCGCAACTACGAAGACGACTGGGGCGAACGCTACATCGGCCTTCTCTCGGGCGATAATTACAAAACGCAGGCAAATCAGGAATACGCTAAAAACCTGCAGGGCAAACTCCTGCTCGCCCACGGCAACATGGACGACAACGTCCCGCCGTACAACACGTATCTCGTGGTCGATGCTCTCGTCAAAGCCAACAAGGATTTTGACCTGATCATCTTCCCGAACGCCCGTCACGGCTACGGCGCCGACTCGAACTACATGATGCGCCGCCGCTGGGATTACTTCGTCAAAAACCTCCTCGGCGTCGATCCGCCAAAGGAATACAAGGTTGTGGCGAAACCAGATCCGAGAATGGCTCAGTAA
- a CDS encoding BrnT family toxin gives MSDLFEWDPNKASSNFRKHGVSFQEATSIFGDPLSITISDRKHSDIEDRFLITGYSNAGRQIVVSHAFRNGKIRIISARIATPAERRNYERNR, from the coding sequence ATGAGTGACTTATTTGAATGGGATCCTAATAAAGCGAGCAGCAATTTCAGAAAACACGGCGTGTCTTTTCAAGAGGCTACGTCGATTTTTGGCGATCCGCTCTCGATCACGATCTCAGATCGGAAACATTCTGACATCGAAGACCGATTTCTAATTACCGGATATTCTAATGCAGGCAGGCAAATAGTTGTCTCTCATGCCTTCAGGAATGGTAAGATTAGGATAATTTCGGCAAGAATAGCTACACCGGCGGAGCGAAGAAATTATGAACGGAATAGATGA
- a CDS encoding YqhA family protein, protein MKWIVERARYLSYIPIFGMLVGVLAAIYVGAEKTVKVVQIAVLHYETNSPTLYILFEALDSFLVAVALLVISVSLYELFIGGLKVPDWMLVKNLDELKAKFGSVLIPIMAVKFVQKLLQSDSSLETLYYGIAVALVSFALTAFNFVADRHKEADRSNESTENETRAEDLKIK, encoded by the coding sequence ATGAAATGGATCGTCGAAAGAGCTAGATATCTCTCATACATTCCTATATTCGGGATGCTTGTTGGCGTGCTCGCTGCGATCTATGTAGGCGCGGAAAAGACGGTCAAGGTCGTTCAGATCGCGGTGTTGCATTATGAGACCAACAGCCCGACACTCTATATTTTATTTGAGGCTCTCGACAGTTTTCTGGTGGCGGTCGCGTTGCTTGTTATTTCGGTAAGCCTTTATGAACTGTTCATCGGCGGGCTAAAGGTGCCGGATTGGATGCTCGTTAAGAACCTCGACGAGTTGAAAGCAAAATTCGGCTCAGTGCTGATCCCGATCATGGCTGTGAAGTTCGTGCAGAAGCTTTTGCAGTCAGACAGCTCACTCGAAACACTGTATTACGGGATCGCCGTCGCTCTCGTGTCCTTTGCATTGACCGCATTCAACTTCGTCGCTGACCGGCACAAAGAAGCCGACAGGTCTAATGAATCAACCGAAAACGAGACGCGGGCGGAAGACCTTAAGATCAAATAG
- a CDS encoding glycosyl hydrolase, producing the protein MTAFGQWVRQTVETKASFRGLSVVSEKVVWASGTGGTVIRTVDGGATWKVIAVPDAAKLDFRDIEAFDENTAYILSIGNGDSSRIYKTVDGGATWKQQFVGTQKETFFDALACWDKNNCLAMSDPVGGHYYLIATKDGEKWDPVVSNKMAATIDGEAAFAASGTCLIANGKTNAFIVSGGDAARVFKSTDRGVTWTVANSPIVSGTSGSGIFSIAMWDTKNGVIVGGNYEKPTENRSNLAFTTDGGTTWTAAKGLFGYRSGVAYVDSKHIVAVGSGGSDMSVDGGKTWTNIDKLNWNAVQAKGKKAIWAVGASGLVAVMK; encoded by the coding sequence ATGACGGCATTTGGTCAGTGGGTCAGGCAGACGGTTGAGACGAAGGCCAGCTTTCGCGGGCTTTCGGTTGTCAGCGAAAAGGTCGTTTGGGCGAGCGGGACTGGTGGAACTGTGATCCGAACGGTTGACGGCGGTGCGACGTGGAAAGTGATAGCCGTGCCTGATGCAGCGAAACTCGATTTTCGCGACATCGAGGCGTTCGACGAGAATACTGCCTATATTCTCAGCATCGGCAATGGAGACAGCTCACGTATATATAAAACAGTTGACGGTGGAGCGACGTGGAAACAGCAGTTCGTCGGAACGCAAAAAGAGACGTTCTTCGACGCTCTCGCGTGTTGGGACAAAAACAACTGCCTCGCCATGAGCGACCCCGTCGGCGGGCATTATTATCTGATCGCGACCAAGGACGGCGAAAAATGGGATCCGGTCGTGAGCAACAAAATGGCCGCGACGATCGATGGTGAAGCCGCCTTTGCCGCGAGCGGAACCTGCCTGATCGCGAATGGCAAAACTAACGCCTTCATCGTCTCCGGCGGCGACGCGGCCCGCGTTTTCAAATCGACTGACCGCGGCGTGACGTGGACGGTCGCAAATTCGCCGATCGTCTCCGGCACCTCAGGCAGCGGCATTTTCTCGATCGCCATGTGGGACACCAAAAACGGCGTCATCGTCGGCGGCAACTACGAAAAGCCTACTGAGAATAGATCGAATCTTGCCTTCACCACCGACGGCGGAACGACTTGGACCGCCGCGAAGGGCCTTTTCGGCTACCGCTCGGGAGTCGCCTACGTTGACAGCAAACACATCGTTGCCGTGGGTTCGGGCGGCTCGGACATGTCCGTTGACGGCGGCAAAACCTGGACGAATATCGACAAGCTAAATTGGAACGCCGTGCAGGCAAAAGGCAAGAAGGCCATTTGGGCCGTCGGAGCCAGCGGGCTCGTCGCGGTGATGAAATGA
- a CDS encoding DUF1800 family protein: MRFRSADGVFRFFLSLLIVFGFVIAPDAALAASVDRTALSADQRVVQVLSRLTFGARPGDVERVRKMGVEAFIAQQLDPDSIDDSALMKRLEKLPTLNLSTPVLAEQYNPPKPVQLAVGGGQLAGAGTPTPAQVAVGSGQSAVPQMVKPMEMQAAEMQPSPTPTVKPSPTPTPKNPQMVITELQRAKLLRAVYSERQLGEMVVDFWENHFSIYGNKDATRWMMTSFDRDVVRPFSFGRFRDLLGATAKSPAMLFYLDNWQSSLLKEYPATKDKPARKSGGINENYARELLELHTMGVDGGYTQKDVQEVARCFTGWSIRKPNEEGLFVYNPGNHDNGEKTVLGVKIPAGGGIGDGERVLDILAKNPKTAQFISTKLARRFLGDNPSPVVIDRAAKTFLATDGSIRETLRSIITSPQFFNTASFQTKVKSPFEFVASSLRITNAETDGQRPVLDWITKMGQPVYGRLTPDGYPDKSSEWLSSNDLLARFNFASALAMNTIKGTTVNTAKLITHDKTPLTRAGFARQMIIGTVSDKTLAAIEKLTVDLPPPTMVQTSAPAKPEPADAREKALNSQLVALALGAPEFQRK; encoded by the coding sequence TTTTGGTTTCGTGATCGCGCCTGACGCGGCTTTGGCTGCGTCGGTGGACCGGACTGCGCTTTCGGCGGATCAGCGGGTGGTGCAGGTTTTGTCGCGATTGACTTTTGGGGCGCGGCCGGGGGATGTGGAGCGGGTGAGGAAGATGGGCGTTGAGGCGTTTATCGCGCAGCAGCTTGACCCGGATTCGATCGATGATTCGGCTTTGATGAAACGGCTTGAGAAGCTGCCGACTTTGAATCTTTCTACGCCTGTTCTCGCGGAGCAGTATAATCCGCCGAAGCCCGTTCAGTTGGCAGTGGGCGGTGGGCAGTTGGCAGGGGCAGGAACACCGACGCCGGCTCAGGTGGCGGTTGGCAGTGGGCAGTCGGCGGTCCCACAGATGGTGAAGCCGATGGAAATGCAGGCGGCAGAAATGCAGCCTTCGCCGACCCCGACTGTGAAACCCAGCCCCACGCCGACGCCTAAGAATCCGCAGATGGTGATCACGGAATTGCAGCGGGCTAAGCTCTTGCGGGCGGTTTATAGCGAGCGGCAACTGGGTGAGATGGTGGTGGATTTTTGGGAAAACCATTTCAGCATTTACGGGAATAAGGATGCGACGCGGTGGATGATGACTTCGTTTGACCGTGATGTGGTGCGGCCGTTTTCGTTTGGAAGGTTTCGCGATCTGTTGGGAGCGACGGCGAAGTCGCCCGCGATGCTTTTTTACCTCGACAACTGGCAATCGAGCCTTTTGAAAGAATATCCCGCGACCAAAGACAAACCGGCACGCAAATCGGGCGGCATCAATGAGAACTACGCCCGCGAGCTTTTGGAGCTGCACACGATGGGCGTCGATGGCGGTTACACGCAGAAAGACGTACAGGAAGTCGCCCGCTGCTTCACCGGCTGGAGCATTCGCAAACCCAACGAAGAAGGGCTGTTTGTTTACAATCCCGGCAATCATGACAATGGCGAAAAGACCGTGCTCGGCGTCAAGATCCCGGCCGGCGGCGGCATCGGTGACGGCGAACGCGTCCTCGATATTCTTGCCAAAAATCCGAAGACTGCGCAGTTCATTTCGACAAAGTTAGCCCGCCGTTTTCTTGGTGACAACCCTTCGCCGGTGGTCATCGACCGGGCGGCGAAAACGTTTCTCGCGACCGACGGTTCGATCAGGGAGACGCTGCGAAGCATTATCACTTCGCCGCAGTTTTTTAACACGGCCTCGTTTCAGACGAAGGTGAAATCGCCGTTCGAGTTTGTCGCCTCGTCGCTCCGCATCACAAATGCCGAGACCGACGGCCAGCGGCCCGTGCTCGACTGGATCACCAAAATGGGCCAGCCCGTTTACGGCCGCCTGACACCAGACGGCTACCCCGACAAAAGCAGCGAATGGCTCTCAAGCAACGACCTGCTCGCCCGGTTCAATTTCGCCTCCGCCCTCGCGATGAACACGATCAAGGGCACGACGGTAAATACCGCCAAGCTGATAACGCACGACAAAACGCCATTAACCCGGGCCGGTTTCGCTCGTCAGATGATCATCGGCACAGTCTCCGACAAGACCCTCGCCGCGATCGAAAAACTAACCGTCGATCTGCCGCCGCCAACCATGGTCCAAACCTCGGCCCCCGCAAAACCCGAACCCGCCGACGCACGAGAAAAAGCCCTGAATAGCCAGCTCGTCGCCCTTGCTCTTGGTGCGCCGGAGTTTCAGAGGAAGTAA